Proteins from a genomic interval of Puniceicoccaceae bacterium:
- a CDS encoding tRNA threonylcarbamoyladenosine dehydratase has product MESNPRSDTRFGGILRLYGPDAWTRIQTSRVMVVGIGGVGSWAAELLARSGVGAIDLVDLDDVCESNINRQVHALQSTVGQSKVDAMAKRIGEISPDCKVTVHASFLTQRNVAELVHGEIDAVFDAIDALRHKITLLQHCRSHKIPLLVSGGAGGRKDPTRVRIEDMAHTRNDKLLQKMRKQLRSQHRFPRDTAKKFGVACVFSDELASLPFDADGNCAVRPGESLRLDCASGFGTAGYVTAAFGMAAAGWIVEQIARSS; this is encoded by the coding sequence ATGGAAAGCAATCCGCGGAGTGATACCCGCTTTGGAGGCATATTGCGACTCTACGGACCCGATGCCTGGACGCGTATTCAAACGTCGCGCGTGATGGTGGTCGGCATTGGTGGAGTGGGATCGTGGGCGGCCGAATTGTTGGCGCGTTCGGGAGTCGGTGCCATCGATCTTGTCGATCTCGATGATGTATGCGAGAGCAACATCAACCGGCAGGTCCACGCGCTGCAGTCGACGGTTGGGCAGAGCAAGGTTGACGCCATGGCGAAGCGCATCGGTGAGATTTCCCCGGACTGCAAGGTCACCGTGCATGCGAGTTTTCTCACGCAGCGCAATGTTGCGGAGTTGGTGCATGGCGAAATCGATGCGGTCTTTGATGCAATCGACGCACTGCGACACAAAATCACGCTGCTTCAGCACTGCCGCAGTCACAAGATCCCGCTCCTGGTTTCTGGAGGTGCAGGGGGTCGCAAGGATCCGACCCGCGTTCGCATCGAAGACATGGCGCACACCCGCAACGACAAGCTGCTTCAGAAAATGCGAAAACAACTGCGAAGCCAGCACCGGTTTCCACGGGATACGGCAAAAAAATTTGGCGTCGCCTGTGTCTTTTCCGACGAACTCGCCAGTTTGCCCTTTGATGCTGATGGAAATTGTGCGGTTCGTCCCGGTGAAAGCCTGCGGTTGGATTGTGCTTCCGGGTTTGGCACGGCGGGATATGTTACGGCCGCGTTTGGCATGGCGGCAGCTGGGTGGATCGTTGAGCAAATCGCCCGTTCCTCCTGA